Sequence from the Pseudomonadota bacterium genome:
GAGACAGGCGTGCTGGGGTTCGAGTGGGGCTACAGCCTCGACATGCCAGACGCCCTGGTGGCCTGGGAGGCCCAGTTCGGCGATTTCGTCAACGTGGCGCAGGTCATCATCGATCAGTTCATCGTGAGCTCAGAGGCCAAGTGGCATCTCATCAACGGCCTGGTCATGCTGCTGCCCCACGGCTTCGAGGGGCAGGGCCCGGAGCACTCGAGCGCGCGCCTCGAGCGCTTCCTCATGCTCACGGCACGCGACAACATTCAAGTCGTGAATCTCACCACCCCCGCCCAGCTCTTTCACTGCCTGCGCCGTCAGGTGCTGCGGCCCTATCGAAAGCCGCTCATCGTGATGTCGCCCAAGAGCCTGCTGCGACACCCCAAGGCGGTGTCGACCCTCGACGAGCTGTCTGACGGGCACTTCCAGCGCATCATCCCCGATACCTCGGTCGCCGATCCGTCTCAGGTGCAGAAGGTGCTGCTGTGCAGCGGCAAGCTCTACTACGAGCTGGTGACCGCTCGCGGCGAGCG
This genomic interval carries:
- a CDS encoding 2-oxoglutarate dehydrogenase E1 component, yielding HRHAVWHDQETGHTWHPYKMLWRHGGPGGSPMAAGQGAVDFWDSPLSETGVLGFEWGYSLDMPDALVAWEAQFGDFVNVAQVIIDQFIVSSEAKWHLINGLVMLLPHGFEGQGPEHSSARLERFLMLTARDNIQVVNLTTPAQLFHCLRRQVLRPYRKPLIVMSPKSLLRHPKAVSTLDELSDGHFQRIIPDTSVADPSQVQKVLLCSGKLYYELVTARGERGLDDKIAIVRLEQLYPLHTEMVARALAGIPRKVPVVWVQEEPSNMGALHFLQSRYGDALCAPHPFLSVARPESASPATGSATSHKVEQEWLIAQALELA